Sequence from the Methanothrix sp. genome:
TGCTGTGTTGGATAACTATTTAAACTAGGAAAATATATAATATATTTCATGGCCTATGAGGATAACCGCAATTGGCGCGAATACAATGAGAAATTGGTTAGGCGAGGATGGTTTTACCTTAGCACTGACTTTGTGAATAATTGGGATGAAGAGCTACTGAAGATGAATAAGAACAAGAATGGCAGACCCTATCGCTATCCTGAGACATTTATTCAATTTTGTGGTTTAGCATACGCCTTTCTTCATTTACCATACAGGCAGCTCGAAGGATTTATTCAGGCGCTAAGCGGATTTGTTCCTGGGCTGTTGGCTGCCGATTATTCGACATTATGGCAGAGGATTACGAATTTGGAGTTGAATATTCCAATACCTGATAACGATTTAGTGGTCGCAGTTGACTCAACAGGAATGAAGGTTACGAATAGAGGCGACTGGATGAGAGAAAGTCATGGTGTTGAACGCAGAGGCTGGATAAAAGTGCATATCGCCGTAGATGTTGAAACAAGGAAGCCCGTAACCTTCGAGATAACCGATGAGACCGTCACTGATCATGAGATGGTAAAACCGCTGCTGGAAGATGTTAAGCTTGAAGATTCACTGATGGATGGAGCTTATGATAAGGAGGGGGTATTCGATTTCATGAAAGAGAAGGGCGTAGATATGCCTGGAATCAAGATCAGGAAGAATGCTATCGTCAAAGCAGGCTCGTCCAGAGCCGAACCAGTTCTTGAGTTTATGAAGTATGGATACCACAGTTGGAAAATTGTGCATGGATATGGAAGAAGGTGGGCGGCTGAAAGTGTATTCTCAGCAATTAAGAGGATATTTGGCGAGACTGTGAGGGCCACTTCGAAGGAAAGCATGATTCGCGAAGTACGCAGGATGTTCACATTTTATACTATAATTTTAAGCGTATAACATTATGACGAAGATTCTTGAAAGAATAAGAGAGAATATATGAATATAAAGCTACTTATCCAACACAGCA
This genomic interval carries:
- a CDS encoding IS5-like element ISMth3 family transposase — protein: MAYEDNRNWREYNEKLVRRGWFYLSTDFVNNWDEELLKMNKNKNGRPYRYPETFIQFCGLAYAFLHLPYRQLEGFIQALSGFVPGLLAADYSTLWQRITNLELNIPIPDNDLVVAVDSTGMKVTNRGDWMRESHGVERRGWIKVHIAVDVETRKPVTFEITDETVTDHEMVKPLLEDVKLEDSLMDGAYDKEGVFDFMKEKGVDMPGIKIRKNAIVKAGSSRAEPVLEFMKYGYHSWKIVHGYGRRWAAESVFSAIKRIFGETVRATSKESMIREVRRMFTFYTIILSV